A single genomic interval of Bos indicus isolate NIAB-ARS_2022 breed Sahiwal x Tharparkar chromosome 5, NIAB-ARS_B.indTharparkar_mat_pri_1.0, whole genome shotgun sequence harbors:
- the OR10A7 gene encoding olfactory receptor 10A7, whose amino-acid sequence MICENHTQVTEFILHGFTNKPEMQHSLFVLFLVIYTVTLLGNFLIVTVTIVDPALQTPMYFFLRNLSLLEICFTLVMVPKMLVDLVSPRKSISFVGCGTQMYFFFFFGSSECFLLSMMAYDRFVAICNPLRYSVIMNRSLCLWMAVGSWLSGVPVSMLQTAWLMAHPFCGPSTIDHFFCDGPPVLKLVTEDTTIYEMQALASTLLFIMFPFSLILVSYTRIIKTILMMPSATGRQKAFSTCSSHLIVVSLFYGTASLTYLRPKSKQSPESKKLVSLSYTVITPMLNPIIYSLRNNEVKGAVKRTFTRKVLQKLGVL is encoded by the coding sequence ATGATCTGTGAAAATCACACCCAAGTGACTGAATTTATCCTTCATGGTTTTACAAACAAGCCTGAGATGCAACATTCCCTATTTGTTTTGTTCCTGGTCATCTATACAGTCACTTTGTTGGGTAACTTCCTTATTGTCACAGTTACCATTGTGGATCCTGCTCTTCAAAcacccatgtacttctttctcaggAACTTGTCACTTCTTGAAATCTGTTTCACCTTGGTCATGGTGCCAAAGATGTTGGTAGATCTAGTATCCCCAAGGAAAAGCATCTCTTTTGTAGGCTGTGGTACCCAgatgtacttctttttcttctttggcaGCTCTGAATGTTTCCTCCTCTCTATGATGGCTTATGATCGCTTTGTAGCCATCTGTAATCCTCTCCGCTATTCAGTCATAATGAATAGGTCCCTATGTTTGTGGATGGCTGTAGGTTCTTGGCTGTCTGGTGTTCCCGTGTCTATGCTACAGACAGCTTGGTTGATGGCCCATCCTTTCTGTGGACCAAGCACCATAGACCACTTCTTTTGTGATGGTCCCCCAGTGTTGAAACTAGTCACTGAGGATACAACCATATATGAAATGCAAGCACTTGCCTCCACACTACTATTTATTATGTTTCCCTTTTCCCTCATTTTGGTCTCCTACACTCGCATTATTAAAACCATCCTGATGATGCCCTCTGCTACCGGTCGCCAGAAGGCATTCTCCACTTGTTCATCTCACCTCATTGTGGTATCCCTTTTCTATGGAACAGCCAGCTTGACCTACCTACGGCCCAAATCCAAACAGTCTCCCGAGAGCAAGAAGCTAGTATCATTGTCCTACACTGTCATCACACCGATGTTAAACCCCATCATCTACAGCCTAAGGAACAATGAAGTGAAGGGGGCAGTCAAGAGGACATTCACTCGAAAAGTCTTGCAGAAGTTAGGTGTGCTTTGA